One window of the Candidatus Binatia bacterium genome contains the following:
- a CDS encoding glycosyltransferase family 2 protein has product MKLSVLMPVFNEAKTLEEAIRRVQEVGFPKEIIAVDDGSTDGSRDILERMEAEAKKNGASPNDFKVVLKPVNQGKGAAIRSGLAHVTGDVVIIQDADLEYEPGDYANLLEPILAGRADVVYGTRFSGGGPHRVLFFWHDVGNKLLTLFSNSLTNLNLTDMEVGYKAFRAEVIKGLKLESNRFGFEPEVTMKVAKKGCRVYEVPISYYGRTYAEGKKITWKDGLAAVYWSILYRLKD; this is encoded by the coding sequence GTGAAGCTCTCGGTCCTGATGCCCGTTTTCAACGAGGCGAAGACTCTCGAAGAGGCGATCCGGCGTGTGCAAGAAGTCGGCTTCCCTAAAGAAATCATCGCCGTCGACGACGGCTCGACCGACGGCAGCCGCGACATTCTCGAGCGCATGGAGGCGGAAGCGAAGAAGAACGGCGCCTCTCCCAACGACTTCAAGGTGGTCCTCAAGCCGGTCAATCAGGGAAAAGGGGCCGCCATAAGAAGCGGGCTCGCCCATGTCACCGGCGACGTCGTGATCATTCAGGACGCGGACCTGGAGTACGAGCCGGGCGACTATGCGAATCTCCTGGAACCGATTCTCGCCGGCCGGGCCGACGTGGTGTACGGCACGCGCTTTTCCGGCGGCGGGCCTCATCGAGTGCTTTTCTTCTGGCACGATGTCGGCAACAAGCTCCTGACGCTCTTTTCCAATTCACTCACGAATCTCAACCTGACCGATATGGAGGTCGGATACAAAGCTTTTCGCGCCGAGGTCATCAAGGGCCTGAAACTCGAGTCCAACCGCTTCGGCTTTGAACCGGAGGTTACGATGAAGGTCGCTAAAAAGGGTTGCCGCGTGTACGAAGTTCCGATTTCCTACTATGGCCGCACCTACGCCGAAGGAAAGAAGATCACCTGGAAAGACGGCCTGGCGGCGGTGTACTGGTCGATACTCTACCGGCTGAAGGACTGA
- a CDS encoding NAD(P)-dependent oxidoreductase produces the protein MNVLVTGGGLIGCHFAKRMADDGSKVVIYDLSPNRQYIDRIVGPNRAEVVAADIRDLPALLAALKRFNVDTMVHTAGLIGKRVAENSYTGATNNIVGTINVLEAARLQGLKRVVYVSTFGVYDRDKINQGPVREDAPVGGHNLYTTTKACSEHLVHAYTHLYNLDTIIIRPAGVFGRGHYVGGSTVGMVMRDLALKIIKGEPFAVDAKIYFSNEYVYAKDVALAVELACKARDPKQRIYNAGSGAVTTASDLAQAARALSPQAEVKVIGDEGGDGHAKFPLDLSTSKAELGYVPQFPLKEALRDYMEELWSEGVRG, from the coding sequence ATGAACGTTTTGGTAACCGGCGGCGGATTGATCGGTTGTCACTTCGCGAAACGGATGGCGGACGATGGAAGCAAAGTCGTGATCTATGATTTATCCCCCAACCGGCAATACATCGACAGGATCGTCGGCCCGAATCGAGCGGAAGTCGTCGCCGCGGACATTCGGGATTTGCCGGCATTGCTCGCGGCGCTCAAGCGATTCAACGTGGATACCATGGTCCACACCGCCGGCTTGATCGGCAAGCGTGTGGCGGAGAATTCCTATACCGGCGCGACCAACAATATCGTCGGCACCATCAACGTTCTGGAGGCGGCGCGGCTGCAGGGACTGAAGCGCGTCGTCTACGTGAGCACTTTCGGCGTGTACGACCGGGACAAAATCAACCAGGGACCGGTCCGTGAGGACGCGCCGGTCGGCGGTCACAATCTTTACACCACGACGAAAGCCTGCTCAGAGCATTTGGTTCATGCTTACACCCATCTCTACAATCTCGACACGATCATCATTCGGCCCGCCGGCGTCTTCGGCCGCGGCCATTACGTCGGCGGATCGACCGTCGGCATGGTGATGCGCGACCTGGCGCTGAAAATTATCAAAGGCGAGCCTTTCGCCGTCGACGCGAAAATTTATTTTTCCAACGAGTATGTCTACGCCAAAGACGTCGCGCTCGCCGTCGAGCTGGCTTGCAAGGCGCGGGACCCGAAGCAACGGATCTACAATGCCGGCAGCGGCGCCGTGACGACGGCTTCCGACCTCGCGCAAGCCGCGCGCGCGCTGTCACCGCAAGCCGAGGTCAAAGTGATCGGCGACGAAGGCGGCGATGGCCACGCAAAGTTTCCTCTCGACCTGAGCACATCGAAGGCCGAGCTGGGCTACGTGCCGCAGTTTCCTCTGAAAGAGGCGCTGAGGGATTATATGGAAGAGCTGTGGAGCGAGGGTGTTAGAGGATAG
- a CDS encoding aldehyde dehydrogenase family protein gives MPEIYCNYIDGKWVGAKSGGTLEDRNPADRRELIGLFPESEPEDIAEAVIAARKALPRWRLVPAPKRGEILYRVGEILRRRKEEIARAMTREMGKILPEARGDVQEGIDTAYYVAGEGRRLFGETTPAELPNKFAMSIRVPVGVCGLITPWNFPLAIPTWKLFPALLCGNTVVLKPAEDTPLSAVKLFEILEEAGVPPGVANLVHGSGEGAGAALVRHPEVRLVSFTGSTATGREIAASCGQNLKRVSLEMGGKNAQVVMEDADLDLALEGALWGAFGTTGQRCTATSRLLLHRDIKKRFTDMLVARAEKIKIGDGLDESVEMGPLINEAAREKVHRYVQVGKDEGARLLTGGTIYEEGKWIDGYFYRPTIFDQVAPSMRIAQEEIFGPVLSIIEIKSFEEATEILNGTPYGLSSSVYTRDVACAFRAVRDFEAGITYINGPTIGAEVHLPFGGVKDTGNGHREAGTTVYDIFTEWKSVYVDYSGKLQKAQIDNAE, from the coding sequence ATGCCGGAAATCTATTGCAACTACATTGACGGCAAATGGGTCGGGGCGAAGTCCGGCGGGACTTTGGAAGACCGCAACCCCGCCGACCGGCGCGAATTGATCGGCCTCTTTCCGGAGTCGGAGCCGGAAGATATCGCCGAGGCGGTTATCGCTGCCCGAAAAGCCCTGCCGCGATGGCGCCTGGTTCCCGCGCCCAAGCGCGGCGAGATTCTCTACCGGGTGGGAGAGATCCTCAGGCGGCGAAAAGAGGAGATCGCCCGCGCGATGACGCGGGAGATGGGAAAAATTTTGCCGGAGGCCCGCGGCGACGTTCAAGAAGGGATCGATACGGCTTATTACGTCGCGGGCGAGGGGAGAAGACTCTTTGGCGAGACCACGCCCGCGGAGCTGCCGAACAAATTCGCGATGTCGATCCGCGTACCGGTCGGCGTCTGCGGCCTGATCACGCCGTGGAATTTTCCCCTGGCGATTCCGACCTGGAAGCTCTTTCCGGCGCTCCTCTGCGGCAACACGGTCGTGCTCAAGCCGGCGGAAGATACCCCGCTCAGCGCGGTAAAGCTGTTCGAGATCCTCGAAGAGGCCGGGGTTCCGCCGGGCGTTGCCAACCTCGTCCACGGCTCGGGCGAGGGGGCCGGCGCTGCGCTCGTGCGCCATCCGGAGGTCCGGCTCGTCTCTTTTACGGGATCTACGGCCACCGGGAGGGAGATCGCGGCGTCCTGCGGTCAAAATCTCAAGCGAGTCTCGCTGGAAATGGGCGGCAAGAACGCGCAAGTCGTCATGGAGGACGCCGATTTGGATCTGGCGCTGGAAGGCGCTCTATGGGGCGCCTTCGGCACGACGGGACAGCGCTGCACCGCCACGAGCCGTCTGCTGCTTCATCGCGATATTAAAAAGCGGTTCACCGACATGCTGGTCGCGCGCGCGGAAAAAATTAAAATCGGCGACGGCCTCGACGAGAGCGTGGAGATGGGACCGCTGATCAACGAGGCCGCGCGCGAGAAGGTCCATCGTTACGTCCAGGTCGGAAAAGACGAAGGCGCGCGGCTTCTTACGGGCGGGACGATCTACGAGGAAGGAAAATGGATCGACGGATATTTTTACCGTCCGACGATCTTCGATCAGGTCGCGCCTTCGATGCGCATCGCGCAGGAGGAGATTTTCGGCCCGGTGCTGTCGATCATCGAAATCAAAAGCTTCGAAGAGGCGACGGAAATTCTCAACGGCACGCCTTACGGCCTTTCCAGTTCCGTCTATACGAGAGACGTCGCGTGCGCGTTTCGCGCCGTGCGGGACTTCGAGGCCGGCATCACTTACATCAACGGTCCCACGATCGGCGCCGAGGTGCACCTTCCCTTCGGCGGCGTCAAAGACACGGGCAACGGCCATCGCGAGGCCGGCACGACCGTGTACGACATCTTCACCGAATGGAAGTCCGTCTACGTGGATTACTCCGGAAAATTGCAAAAGGCGCAGATCGACAACGCCGAATAA
- a CDS encoding acetyl ornithine aminotransferase family protein: protein MKVPHIKVKPPGPKAKAIIEQDERYAAPAYGRVYPLVVKQGKGMAIEDVDGNFFLDFNAGIAVASTGHSHPKVVRAIQEQAGKFLHFCGSDFYYEPMASLTETLSRLAPGSSTKKVFLTNSGTEAIEAAIKLARYATKRTHLVAFLGSFHGRTLGALSLTASRSSHRARFGPLLPDVHHIPYGIEGLDALENRVFRLEAAPDEVAAVFVEPIQGEGGYVVPPGDFLGKLAEICRRHGILLVADEIQTGFGRTGKMFACEHWGVEPDILCVAKGIASGLPLGAMIARSEISTWKHGNHGSTFGGNPVACAAALATIDLIEKGLMANAAEVGRYLKEKLTQLKNKHSAIKDVRGLGLMAGVELTDAELRNRVVRRAFENGLLLLGCGDSTIRFSPPLIVTKNEVDIAVEIFSSLLKS from the coding sequence ATGAAAGTTCCCCACATCAAGGTAAAGCCTCCCGGTCCGAAAGCTAAAGCGATCATCGAGCAAGATGAGCGTTACGCGGCGCCGGCTTATGGCCGCGTCTATCCTTTGGTCGTGAAGCAGGGGAAAGGGATGGCGATCGAAGACGTGGATGGAAACTTTTTTCTGGATTTCAACGCGGGCATTGCGGTCGCCTCCACCGGCCACTCCCACCCCAAGGTCGTACGGGCGATCCAGGAGCAAGCGGGCAAGTTTCTCCATTTCTGCGGCAGCGATTTTTATTACGAGCCGATGGCGTCGCTGACCGAGACGCTGAGCCGCCTCGCGCCGGGATCTTCAACTAAAAAAGTATTTTTGACGAACTCCGGGACGGAAGCGATTGAGGCGGCCATCAAGCTCGCTCGCTACGCGACGAAGAGGACTCATCTCGTCGCCTTTTTGGGCTCGTTTCACGGGAGAACTCTTGGAGCACTTTCTTTGACCGCCAGCCGCTCTTCTCACCGCGCCCGCTTCGGCCCGCTGCTGCCGGACGTTCATCACATTCCCTATGGGATCGAGGGACTGGACGCCCTGGAAAACAGAGTCTTCCGGCTGGAGGCGGCGCCCGATGAAGTCGCGGCCGTCTTCGTCGAGCCGATTCAAGGCGAAGGCGGCTACGTTGTTCCGCCCGGCGACTTTCTCGGCAAGCTGGCGGAGATTTGCCGGCGCCACGGAATTCTCTTGGTCGCGGATGAAATCCAGACCGGCTTCGGCCGCACGGGAAAGATGTTCGCATGCGAGCACTGGGGCGTCGAGCCGGATATCCTCTGCGTCGCGAAGGGAATCGCGAGCGGGCTGCCGCTCGGCGCGATGATCGCGCGCAGCGAGATCAGCACCTGGAAGCACGGCAATCACGGCTCGACCTTCGGCGGCAATCCTGTGGCGTGCGCGGCCGCGCTCGCGACAATCGATCTTATCGAGAAAGGTCTTATGGCGAACGCCGCGGAGGTTGGAAGGTATCTAAAAGAAAAGCTGACGCAGCTAAAGAACAAACATTCAGCAATCAAGGACGTGAGAGGACTCGGTCTCATGGCGGGTGTAGAGCTTACGGATGCGGAGTTGCGCAATCGCGTCGTGCGCCGCGCTTTCGAGAACGGCTTGCTGCTGCTCGGCTGCGGCGATAGCACGATCCGCTTCTCACCGCCGTTGATTGTGACGAAGAACGAAGTCGATATCGCCGTCGAGATCTTTTCCTCTTTGCTGAAGTCGTAG
- a CDS encoding SDR family oxidoreductase, translated as MAERVALITGGAKGIGRAVALDLAAEGWQIAICYRKSAEEAAEVVAAAHKDGTKALSIQCDVSNPQDATGMVERVEKEWGRIDALINCAGPYHRVDFLKETVEGWHSMFDNNLHPVFYLAKAAMPGMIDRKWGRVICFSMANADQLIGQPQLTAHYIAKVGLLVLVRSLARVGAPHGITANAISPGFIDTGSAPPEEFAAMAKRIPAGYVGSVNDAASAVRFLLSEEARYVNGANIHLSGAWGI; from the coding sequence ATGGCTGAACGAGTAGCGCTGATCACGGGCGGGGCGAAGGGAATCGGGCGCGCCGTCGCCCTCGACTTAGCCGCAGAGGGTTGGCAAATAGCCATTTGCTACCGCAAGAGCGCCGAAGAAGCGGCCGAAGTGGTCGCCGCGGCGCATAAGGACGGAACGAAGGCGCTATCGATCCAATGCGACGTGTCGAATCCTCAAGACGCGACAGGGATGGTGGAGCGGGTCGAGAAAGAATGGGGCCGCATCGACGCATTGATCAACTGCGCCGGCCCTTATCATCGAGTGGACTTTTTGAAGGAAACCGTCGAAGGATGGCACTCGATGTTCGACAATAACCTGCATCCGGTTTTTTACCTTGCCAAAGCCGCCATGCCCGGCATGATCGACCGCAAGTGGGGCCGAGTCATTTGCTTCAGCATGGCCAACGCGGATCAACTGATCGGCCAGCCACAGTTAACCGCTCACTACATCGCCAAGGTCGGGCTGCTCGTGCTCGTGCGCTCGCTCGCCCGCGTCGGCGCGCCACATGGAATCACCGCCAACGCCATCTCTCCGGGCTTTATCGACACCGGCAGCGCGCCGCCGGAAGAGTTCGCCGCGATGGCGAAGCGGATTCCCGCCGGCTATGTGGGCTCAGTGAACGACGCCGCTTCCGCCGTGCGCTTCCTCCTGTCGGAAGAAGCGCGCTACGTCAACGGTGCAAATATTCACCTCAGCGGGGCATGGGGAATATAA
- a CDS encoding PAC2 family protein, whose amino-acid sequence MILAFAGWSDAGASATTAVRYLSEQLLATKFAGIDPEEFYDFSIQRPQVRLVEGLQREIHWPSYDFHYGGGIGIERDFVFGIGAEPHLRWRAFCDTVLRLVRECKIEMVVSLGAYLDEVLYTRPVPLTGFSSDLKLMTELDLLPSRYQGPTGIVGILGDACRKNGIPNMSLWATLPHYLSASPNPRGALALVLRLAQWLGLRVDTGPLERAAAEFQNKVNEVVNNDPNLSAFIRELKKREFEQ is encoded by the coding sequence TTGATCTTGGCTTTTGCCGGCTGGAGCGACGCCGGCGCGTCGGCGACCACTGCGGTGCGCTATCTGAGCGAGCAGTTGCTCGCGACAAAGTTCGCCGGCATCGATCCGGAAGAGTTCTACGACTTTTCCATTCAGCGTCCCCAGGTCCGGTTGGTCGAGGGACTGCAACGTGAGATCCACTGGCCCTCCTACGATTTCCATTACGGCGGCGGCATCGGCATCGAGCGCGATTTCGTGTTCGGGATCGGCGCCGAGCCGCATCTTCGCTGGCGCGCCTTCTGCGACACCGTTCTCCGGCTCGTGCGCGAATGCAAGATCGAGATGGTCGTCTCCCTCGGCGCCTACCTCGACGAGGTTCTCTACACGCGGCCGGTGCCGCTCACGGGATTTTCCTCGGACCTTAAATTGATGACCGAGTTAGACCTGCTGCCGTCGCGTTACCAAGGGCCGACCGGCATCGTGGGAATTTTAGGCGATGCCTGCCGGAAAAACGGGATTCCCAATATGAGCCTGTGGGCCACGCTGCCGCATTATCTCTCCGCGTCGCCGAACCCGCGCGGCGCGCTCGCGCTCGTGCTCCGGCTGGCGCAGTGGCTCGGGCTGCGCGTCGATACGGGTCCCCTGGAGCGGGCGGCGGCCGAGTTTCAGAACAAGGTCAACGAAGTCGTCAACAACGATCCCAACCTCTCAGCATTCATCCGGGAGCTTAAAAAGCGCGAGTTCGAGCAGTGA